One Equus caballus isolate H_3958 breed thoroughbred chromosome 17, TB-T2T, whole genome shotgun sequence DNA window includes the following coding sequences:
- the AMER2 gene encoding APC membrane recruitment protein 2 isoform X2, protein MTVAWREPTADESCLSRSVSMATGASSGGGGGGGGGGGAVSERGGGGRASAGVCRRKEEAGARTLAADMDLHCDCAAETPAAEQPSGKINKAAFKLFKKRKSGGTMPSIFGVKNKGDGKGSGSTGMVRSRTHDGLAEVVVLESSRKEEPRGGGDGGGGGGSGGGARPNPGPPRAAVPGVGSLANSSVAKSHSFFSLLKKNGRSENGKGEQADASKAGGKQKRGLKGLFSSMRWHKKDKRAKEEDKGERAGAPGGRVLVLPGSLTASLECVKEETPRPASEPEEPRQDAPRGPAGCGDIIADQEDEAGPSCDKHAPGPGKPVLSKKNPSVVAYQGGGEEMASPDEVDDTYLQEFWDMLSQTEDQGQGPQEGAAKAAAAALETKVVPETSKDARCAEGAKDVSLVKRRRLNRIPIELQPKEEPQHPEKEQQEGVPNSDEGYWDSTTPGPEEDGTNSGKKAGIPRDSYSGDALYDLYADPDASPAALPANEETSCVSRLKPVSPGTITCPLRTPGSLLKDSKIPISIKHLANLPSSHPVVHQQPARSEMPRTKIPVSKVLVRRVSNRGLAGTTIRAAACHDSAKKL, encoded by the exons ATGACAGTGGCCTGGCGCGAGCCCACGGCTGACGAAAGCTGCTTATCCCGCTCGGTTTCCATGGCGACGGGCGcgagcagcggcggcggcggcggcggcggcggcggcggcggggctgtCAGCGAGCGCGGCGGCGGCGGTCGCGCGTCCGCGGGGGtctgcaggaggaaggaggaggccgGGGCCCGGACCCTCGCGGCAGACATGGACTTGCATTGTGATTGTGCTGCCGAAACTCCGGCCGCCGAGCAGCCGTCGGGGAAGATTAATAAAGCTGCTTTCAAATTATTCAAGAAGAGGAAATCGGGTGGCACCATGCCCAGCATATTTGGGGTCAAAAACAAAGGGGATGGGAAAGGCTCGGGCTCGACGGGAATGGTGAGGAGCAGGACCCACGACGGGCTGGCCGAGGTGGTGGTGCTGGagagcagcaggaaggaggagcCGCGCGGCGGGGGCgacgggggcggcggcgggggcagcGGCGGCGGGGCTCGGCCGAACCCGGGTCCCCCCAGGGCTGCCGTGCCCGGCGTGGGCTCCCTGGCCAACAGCTCGGTGGCGAAGTCACACAGCTTCTTCTCCCTTTTGAAGAAGAACGGGCGATCCGAAAATGGCAAAGGGGAGCAGGCAGATGCAAGCAAGGCTGGCGGCAAACAAAAGAGGGGGCTGAAAGGGCTCTTCAGCAGTATGCGCTGGCACAAGAAGGACAAGCGGGCCAAGGAGGAGGACAAGGGGGAGCGCGCGGGGGCGCCGGGCGGCCGCGTCCTGGTCCTGCCGGGGTCGCTCACCGCCAGCCTGGAGTGCGTCAAGGAGGAAACGCCCCGACCCGCCAGCGAGCCGGAGGAGCCCCGCCAGGACGCCCCGCGGGGCCCAGCAG GCTGTGGAGATATTATTGCAGACCAAGAGGACGAGGCAGGTCCCAGCTGTGACAAGCATGCCCCCGGGCCAGGCAAGCCAGTTCTCTCTAAAAAGAACCCCAGCGTGGTGGCCTaccaaggaggaggggaggagatggCCAGCCCGGATGAGGTGGACGACACCTATCTCCAGGAATTCTGGGACATGCTGTCCCAGACTGAGGACCAAGGACAAGGGCCCCAAGAGGGAGCGGCtaaggcagcagcagcagcactggaGACCAAGGTGGTACCTGAGACCTCCAAAGATGCCAGGTGTGCAGAAGGGGCCAAGGACGTGTCCTTGGTCAAGCGCAGGAGGCTCAACCGGATTCCCATTGAGCTCCAGCCGAAGGAGGAGCCTCAGCACCCGGAGAAGGAGCAGCAGGAAGGAGTCCCCAACAGTGACGAGGGCTACTGGGATTCCACCACCCCTGGCCCAGAGGAAGACGGCACCAACAGTGGGAAAAAGGCGGGCATCCCCCGGGACAGCTACAGTGGCGACGCCCTCTACGATCTCTACGCTGATCCCGACGCGAGCCCGGCAGCCCTTCCCGCCAACGAGGAGACGTCCTGCGTGTCCCGGTTAAAGCCTGTGTCTCCAGGCACCATCACCTGTCCCCTGCGAACACCAGGCAGTTTGCTGAAGGACTCGAAGATCCCTATCAGCATCAAGCACCTCGCGAACCTTCCATCCAGCCATCCCGTAGTGCACCAGCAACCAGCCAGGAGTGAGATGCCCAGAACAAAAATCCCCGTTTCCAAAGTGCTGGTCCGCAGGGTCAGCAACCGGGGCTTAGCTGGGACCACCATCCGCGCAGCGGCGTGCCACGACAGTGCCAAAAAGTTGTGA
- the AMER2 gene encoding APC membrane recruitment protein 2 isoform X1 — MTVAWREPTADESCLSRSVSMATGASSGGGGGGGGGGGAVSERGGGGRASAGVCRRKEEAGARTLAADMDLHCDCAAETPAAEQPSGKINKAAFKLFKKRKSGGTMPSIFGVKNKGDGKGSGSTGMVRSRTHDGLAEVVVLESSRKEEPRGGGDGGGGGGSGGGARPNPGPPRAAVPGVGSLANSSVAKSHSFFSLLKKNGRSENGKGEQADASKAGGKQKRGLKGLFSSMRWHKKDKRAKEEDKGERAGAPGGRVLVLPGSLTASLECVKEETPRPASEPEEPRQDAPRGPAGEPGGGEPAPAEVRTRREAESPGVPHAESARGEDAAGHRRADTPGAPPELGAAEAQTAEDASRTGDVPIKTVPPVDSECGSGRASAVPDPSSVDPPSDPSADRICLMFSDVTSLKSFDSLTGCGDIIADQEDEAGPSCDKHAPGPGKPVLSKKNPSVVAYQGGGEEMASPDEVDDTYLQEFWDMLSQTEDQGQGPQEGAAKAAAAALETKVVPETSKDARCAEGAKDVSLVKRRRLNRIPIELQPKEEPQHPEKEQQEGVPNSDEGYWDSTTPGPEEDGTNSGKKAGIPRDSYSGDALYDLYADPDASPAALPANEETSCVSRLKPVSPGTITCPLRTPGSLLKDSKIPISIKHLANLPSSHPVVHQQPARSEMPRTKIPVSKVLVRRVSNRGLAGTTIRAAACHDSAKKL, encoded by the coding sequence ATGACAGTGGCCTGGCGCGAGCCCACGGCTGACGAAAGCTGCTTATCCCGCTCGGTTTCCATGGCGACGGGCGcgagcagcggcggcggcggcggcggcggcggcggcggcggggctgtCAGCGAGCGCGGCGGCGGCGGTCGCGCGTCCGCGGGGGtctgcaggaggaaggaggaggccgGGGCCCGGACCCTCGCGGCAGACATGGACTTGCATTGTGATTGTGCTGCCGAAACTCCGGCCGCCGAGCAGCCGTCGGGGAAGATTAATAAAGCTGCTTTCAAATTATTCAAGAAGAGGAAATCGGGTGGCACCATGCCCAGCATATTTGGGGTCAAAAACAAAGGGGATGGGAAAGGCTCGGGCTCGACGGGAATGGTGAGGAGCAGGACCCACGACGGGCTGGCCGAGGTGGTGGTGCTGGagagcagcaggaaggaggagcCGCGCGGCGGGGGCgacgggggcggcggcgggggcagcGGCGGCGGGGCTCGGCCGAACCCGGGTCCCCCCAGGGCTGCCGTGCCCGGCGTGGGCTCCCTGGCCAACAGCTCGGTGGCGAAGTCACACAGCTTCTTCTCCCTTTTGAAGAAGAACGGGCGATCCGAAAATGGCAAAGGGGAGCAGGCAGATGCAAGCAAGGCTGGCGGCAAACAAAAGAGGGGGCTGAAAGGGCTCTTCAGCAGTATGCGCTGGCACAAGAAGGACAAGCGGGCCAAGGAGGAGGACAAGGGGGAGCGCGCGGGGGCGCCGGGCGGCCGCGTCCTGGTCCTGCCGGGGTCGCTCACCGCCAGCCTGGAGTGCGTCAAGGAGGAAACGCCCCGACCCGCCAGCGAGCCGGAGGAGCCCCGCCAGGACGCCCCGCGGGGCCCAGCAGGTGAGCCCGGAGGGGGAGAGCCGGCGCCGGCCGAAGTGCGGACCCGCCGAGAGGCCGAGAGCCCCGGGGTCCCTCACGCCGAAAGCGCCCGGGGAGAGGACGCCGCGGGGCATCGGCGCGCCGACACGCCCGGGGCACCCCCCGAGCTGGGCGCTGCGGAGGCCCAGACGGCAGAGGATGCTTCCAGGACAGGTGACGTTCCGATAAAGACCGTCCCCCCTGTCGACTCCGAGTGCGGCAGCGGCCGAGCGTCTGCCGTCCCCGACCCCTCCTCTGTCGACCCACCCTCAGACCCATCGGCCGATCGtatttgtttgatgttttctgaCGTGACTTCACTGAAAAGCTTTGACTCTCTTACAGGCTGTGGAGATATTATTGCAGACCAAGAGGACGAGGCAGGTCCCAGCTGTGACAAGCATGCCCCCGGGCCAGGCAAGCCAGTTCTCTCTAAAAAGAACCCCAGCGTGGTGGCCTaccaaggaggaggggaggagatggCCAGCCCGGATGAGGTGGACGACACCTATCTCCAGGAATTCTGGGACATGCTGTCCCAGACTGAGGACCAAGGACAAGGGCCCCAAGAGGGAGCGGCtaaggcagcagcagcagcactggaGACCAAGGTGGTACCTGAGACCTCCAAAGATGCCAGGTGTGCAGAAGGGGCCAAGGACGTGTCCTTGGTCAAGCGCAGGAGGCTCAACCGGATTCCCATTGAGCTCCAGCCGAAGGAGGAGCCTCAGCACCCGGAGAAGGAGCAGCAGGAAGGAGTCCCCAACAGTGACGAGGGCTACTGGGATTCCACCACCCCTGGCCCAGAGGAAGACGGCACCAACAGTGGGAAAAAGGCGGGCATCCCCCGGGACAGCTACAGTGGCGACGCCCTCTACGATCTCTACGCTGATCCCGACGCGAGCCCGGCAGCCCTTCCCGCCAACGAGGAGACGTCCTGCGTGTCCCGGTTAAAGCCTGTGTCTCCAGGCACCATCACCTGTCCCCTGCGAACACCAGGCAGTTTGCTGAAGGACTCGAAGATCCCTATCAGCATCAAGCACCTCGCGAACCTTCCATCCAGCCATCCCGTAGTGCACCAGCAACCAGCCAGGAGTGAGATGCCCAGAACAAAAATCCCCGTTTCCAAAGTGCTGGTCCGCAGGGTCAGCAACCGGGGCTTAGCTGGGACCACCATCCGCGCAGCGGCGTGCCACGACAGTGCCAAAAAGTTGTGA